The following proteins are co-located in the Pedobacter frigiditerrae genome:
- a CDS encoding MutH/Sau3AI family endonuclease, which translates to MQELPYDSSDPHSIARYAKQLIDISLRESLADTSLLNLLVKGKGTLGQMIEEYYFYYKPNSTAGPDFPDAGLELKTTPLLSDKKAIFKAKERLVFNIINYETEHSNEFQESSFWKKNQLLLLMFFLYEREKQDIDQVFKLVNLFRFPAIDLKIIKDDWEKIREKIRTGKAHEISEGDTFYLGACTKGANSNSTRRQPYSDIQAKQRAYSLKPKYVNIIIQKILKGEDKLIDETEGYRTVLNSLIVEDPLVKYSVKSKEGELSPIVKTLSDYKRNETIEDLIIRLFQPFYGYSENDLFEKLNLTKSKAKSRFYNLAKAILNVNAQKIEEFEKADIQLKTIILEPSGKLKESMSFPQIKYTHIIEEKWEDSEFFEQISKRFFFVIFKKNINGEPIFKKVMFWNMKAKDLETIQHVWLDTQSKISKGDFNHFIKISNKMIGHVRPKAANALDTMLTHLGTYEKKKCFWLNSDYVLEAITG; encoded by the coding sequence ATGCAGGAACTACCGTACGATAGTAGCGACCCACATTCTATTGCTAGATATGCAAAGCAATTAATAGATATCTCACTTAGAGAAAGTCTTGCTGACACAAGCCTACTTAATTTATTGGTAAAAGGTAAGGGTACCCTTGGTCAAATGATAGAAGAATATTACTTCTACTACAAACCCAATAGTACAGCTGGCCCAGATTTTCCAGATGCAGGACTAGAACTAAAAACCACTCCATTATTAAGTGACAAAAAAGCCATATTTAAGGCAAAGGAACGCCTTGTATTTAATATCATTAATTATGAAACCGAACATTCTAACGAGTTTCAAGAAAGTAGTTTTTGGAAAAAAAATCAATTATTATTATTAATGTTCTTTCTTTATGAAAGAGAAAAACAAGACATTGACCAAGTATTCAAACTTGTAAATTTGTTTCGTTTTCCTGCAATTGATTTAAAGATTATAAAAGATGACTGGGAAAAAATAAGAGAAAAGATTAGAACTGGCAAAGCACATGAAATTTCTGAAGGTGATACTTTTTACTTAGGGGCATGTACTAAAGGAGCAAATAGCAATTCAACTCGCAGACAACCCTATTCAGATATCCAAGCAAAACAAAGAGCATATTCTTTAAAGCCAAAATATGTTAATATAATAATTCAAAAAATTTTAAAAGGAGAAGACAAATTAATTGATGAAACCGAAGGCTATCGAACCGTTCTCAACTCATTAATAGTTGAGGACCCGCTAGTAAAATACTCTGTTAAATCAAAAGAGGGAGAACTCTCTCCCATTGTTAAAACACTTTCAGATTATAAGAGAAATGAAACCATAGAAGACTTGATTATTAGATTATTCCAACCTTTTTATGGTTATTCTGAAAATGATTTGTTTGAGAAATTAAATTTAACAAAAAGTAAAGCAAAAAGTAGGTTTTACAATTTAGCTAAAGCTATACTTAATGTTAATGCGCAAAAAATTGAAGAATTTGAAAAAGCTGATATTCAATTAAAAACAATAATATTAGAACCTTCTGGCAAACTAAAAGAAAGTATGTCATTTCCTCAAATTAAATATACCCATATAATTGAAGAAAAATGGGAAGATTCTGAATTTTTCGAACAAATTTCCAAGAGATTCTTTTTCGTAATATTTAAAAAAAACATAAATGGAGAACCCATATTTAAAAAAGTGATGTTTTGGAATATGAAAGCAAAGGATTTAGAAACAATACAGCATGTTTGGCTGGACACACAATCCAAAATTTCTAAGGGTGATTTTAATCATTTTATCAAAATTTCAAATAAAATGATTGGACATGTTAGACCAAAAGCAGCTAACGCACTGGACACTATGCTTACTCATTTGGGCACTTATGAAAAAAAGAAATGCTTTTGGTTAAATAGTGATTATGTTTTAGAAGCAATTACTGGTTAA
- the dcm gene encoding DNA (cytosine-5-)-methyltransferase, with the protein MSKYEKVKVAELFAGVGGFRLGLEGWEGKSSLSNYNHKIESDYEIVWSNQWEPSTKSQDASIIYEKRFGKEFHSNEDIGKVSTHDIPNHDMLVGGFPCQDYSVARTLSQSGGLQGKKGVLWWEIHRILKEKSEKGNPVKYLFLENVDRLLKSPVKQRGRDFAIILASLSDLGYAVEWRVINAAEYGLPQRRRRTFILGFHKSTGLYNEIEESNDQTSWILDEGVMAKAFPVSDNVIKKSIFEIRGGLADISEDFSEQINTPSPFENSGCMINRKITSLKTIPKFEGSKTTLGDIILDDYGIPESFYLDQNSFEKWVKLKGAKSEERTNKTTGFTYKYSEGGMIFPDPLNQPSRTIITGEGGASPSRFKHVVLTKDGRHRRLMPIELERLNMFPDNHTDGASDVKRAFFMGNALVVGVIEKIGLQLLSHIKSFEHAGTTVR; encoded by the coding sequence ATGAGTAAATATGAGAAAGTCAAAGTCGCAGAATTGTTTGCAGGCGTTGGAGGATTTAGGCTTGGTCTTGAAGGTTGGGAAGGCAAGTCATCTTTGAGCAACTATAATCATAAAATTGAAAGTGATTATGAAATAGTATGGAGTAATCAATGGGAACCTTCAACAAAAAGCCAAGATGCTTCAATAATTTATGAAAAAAGATTTGGAAAAGAATTTCATTCCAATGAAGATATAGGGAAAGTTTCAACACATGATATACCAAATCATGACATGTTAGTTGGCGGTTTTCCTTGTCAAGATTATTCTGTAGCTAGAACACTTAGCCAATCAGGTGGCCTTCAAGGTAAAAAAGGAGTTTTATGGTGGGAAATACATAGAATTTTAAAAGAAAAATCTGAAAAAGGAAATCCAGTTAAATATTTATTTTTAGAGAACGTAGATCGTTTATTGAAGTCCCCAGTAAAACAGCGTGGACGTGATTTTGCGATTATCCTTGCTTCTTTATCAGATTTAGGGTATGCCGTAGAATGGCGTGTAATTAATGCTGCTGAATACGGTCTCCCCCAAAGAAGAAGAAGAACCTTCATTTTAGGCTTTCACAAAAGCACAGGGCTCTATAATGAAATTGAAGAGAGTAACGATCAAACCAGTTGGATTCTTGATGAGGGAGTTATGGCAAAGGCTTTCCCAGTTAGTGATAATGTTATTAAAAAAAGCATATTTGAAATAAGAGGTGGATTAGCTGATATTTCTGAAGATTTCAGTGAACAAATCAATACTCCAAGTCCTTTTGAAAACTCTGGCTGTATGATCAACCGAAAAATAACATCTCTGAAAACAATCCCTAAGTTTGAGGGTTCAAAAACTACTTTAGGTGACATCATATTAGATGATTATGGCATTCCTGAAAGTTTTTATTTAGACCAAAATAGTTTCGAAAAATGGGTAAAGTTAAAAGGGGCCAAAAGTGAAGAAAGAACAAATAAGACAACAGGATTTACTTATAAATATTCTGAAGGTGGAATGATTTTCCCAGACCCCTTAAATCAGCCATCACGCACTATTATAACTGGAGAAGGGGGCGCATCACCTTCAAGGTTTAAACATGTTGTATTAACAAAAGATGGAAGGCATAGAAGGTTGATGCCTATCGAGTTAGAAAGATTAAACATGTTCCCTGATAATCATACTGATGGGGCTTCAGATGTCAAACGAGCATTTTTTATGGGCAATGCATTGGTCGTTGGAGTAATTGAAAAAATAGGATTGCAATTACTTTCACATATAAAATCCTTTGAACATGCAGGAACTACCGTACGATAG